The Neobacillus sp. OS1-2 genome includes a window with the following:
- a CDS encoding sensor histidine kinase: protein MRLHTKLMLGISILIIVLGTIIEFTFKNIMETNLKHEIGSKALSVAQSISNMPEIQAAFKKEDPSAIIQPIAEKIRRQVDAEFIVIGNRNEIRYSHPNPKRLGQKMVGGDNGLVFKGQSVISESTGTLGPSLRGKAPIFSGEKVIGVVSVGYLQTDIEKEVSKLQKKIFVATLIILLGGMLAALLISLNIKRAIFGLEPKEIAWMYQEKHAILESIHEGIIAIDTNGRITVVNETAHTILKEPLHSLLRGKRIEEVLENTHLLEVVRTGQAEYDQEILILGEIYLANRIPIFNDKKEVIGAVASFRNKSELANLLKELSHIKTYAEGLRAQTHEYSNRLYTLLGLIQLGSYKEAIDFISKEVDVAQGFIQFLMKEVPDPFIAAFILGKVSLASELKIHFAVDRESSFTDVPADINRDLLITIIGNLVNNAFEAVRENEKKEKWVSLFLTDLGKDLIIEVEDNGMGIDETRNDLIFKQGYSTKNTSGNAGIGLSLVQRAINELGGSITFSSDWGEGTIFTVAIPKSRGDWNEREPID, encoded by the coding sequence ATGCGCTTACATACAAAACTAATGCTTGGAATCTCCATTCTCATCATCGTGCTTGGAACGATTATTGAATTTACTTTTAAAAATATTATGGAAACCAACTTGAAGCATGAAATCGGCTCAAAAGCGTTATCCGTTGCGCAGTCGATTTCTAATATGCCAGAGATTCAAGCTGCTTTTAAAAAAGAGGACCCCTCCGCCATCATTCAGCCTATTGCTGAAAAAATTCGCAGGCAGGTCGATGCCGAATTTATCGTGATTGGGAATCGAAATGAAATCCGATACTCTCATCCAAATCCCAAACGCTTAGGGCAGAAAATGGTTGGGGGAGATAATGGCCTTGTCTTTAAAGGGCAATCCGTGATTTCGGAGTCAACAGGGACATTGGGGCCTTCGCTAAGGGGGAAAGCACCAATTTTCAGTGGGGAGAAAGTCATAGGCGTTGTTTCTGTCGGATATCTCCAAACCGATATAGAAAAAGAAGTTTCAAAATTACAGAAAAAGATATTCGTGGCTACGTTGATTATTTTACTCGGAGGCATGCTTGCCGCACTATTAATCTCTTTAAATATTAAAAGGGCTATTTTTGGTCTTGAACCGAAAGAAATTGCTTGGATGTATCAGGAGAAACACGCGATTCTTGAGTCTATTCATGAAGGGATTATCGCGATTGATACAAACGGGCGGATTACGGTGGTCAATGAAACAGCACATACTATTTTAAAGGAACCGTTGCATTCCCTACTGCGTGGAAAAAGAATCGAAGAAGTGCTGGAAAATACACATCTTCTTGAGGTCGTACGAACCGGACAAGCCGAATATGACCAGGAAATTCTGATTTTGGGGGAAATTTATTTAGCCAATCGTATTCCTATTTTTAATGATAAGAAAGAAGTAATAGGGGCTGTCGCAAGCTTTCGGAATAAGTCCGAGCTTGCCAATTTGCTAAAGGAATTATCCCATATTAAAACATATGCAGAGGGTCTGCGGGCCCAAACCCACGAATATTCCAATCGGCTATATACGTTGCTGGGCTTGATACAGCTTGGATCCTACAAAGAAGCAATTGATTTTATCTCTAAGGAAGTAGATGTTGCTCAAGGGTTCATTCAATTTTTAATGAAAGAAGTACCTGATCCATTTATTGCAGCATTTATCTTAGGAAAAGTAAGTTTAGCTAGTGAATTAAAAATTCATTTCGCAGTCGACCGGGAAAGCAGCTTTACAGATGTCCCTGCAGACATCAATAGGGACTTGTTAATCACGATTATTGGAAACCTCGTTAATAATGCATTTGAAGCCGTTCGAGAGAATGAAAAGAAAGAAAAATGGGTCTCTCTTTTTTTAACAGATCTCGGTAAGGACTTGATTATTGAAGTAGAAGATAACGGGATGGGAATTGATGAAACTAGAAATGATCTGATTTTTAAACAAGGTTATTCTACTAAAAATACAAGCGGCAATGCCGGAATCGGGCTAAGTTTAGTGCAAAGAGCGATTAACGAATTAGGCGGATCCATCACGTTTTCTTCGGATTGGGGAGAAGGGACCATTTTCACAGTGGCGATACCAAAGAGCAGGGGGGATTGGAATGAACGAGAACCAATTGATTGA
- a CDS encoding response regulator has protein sequence MNENQLIDVLIVEDDLRVAEIQRRFLEQIEGFQTVGIAASYLEAKTLIDIMQPDLLLLDVFFPDMNGLDLLKETKQQSKPFNVIMITATKEINKVQEAIRVGVFDYIIKPVVFERFKQSLLRFKDFHRKLVQLEEENLHVTQQQIDKLLRKEMDAGVNEKSYLPKGIDPLTLDKVLEVLAKGVRGLTAELVAHEIGISRTTARRYLEHLVAEEKLAADLAYGTVGRPERVYMVTT, from the coding sequence ATGAACGAGAACCAATTGATTGATGTGTTAATTGTGGAGGATGACTTAAGGGTTGCGGAAATCCAAAGGCGCTTTCTTGAACAAATCGAAGGTTTTCAAACAGTAGGTATTGCGGCTAGTTATCTCGAGGCAAAAACGTTAATTGACATCATGCAGCCAGACTTGCTCTTGCTTGACGTCTTTTTCCCGGATATGAATGGACTGGACTTATTAAAAGAAACAAAGCAGCAATCGAAACCATTTAATGTGATTATGATTACGGCCACAAAAGAGATCAATAAGGTACAAGAAGCTATTCGGGTTGGAGTGTTTGATTATATCATTAAACCGGTTGTGTTTGAGCGCTTTAAACAATCCTTACTTCGATTTAAGGATTTCCATAGAAAGCTGGTTCAACTTGAAGAAGAGAATCTCCATGTCACCCAGCAGCAGATAGACAAGCTGCTGCGAAAGGAAATGGATGCGGGGGTGAATGAAAAGTCCTATCTGCCAAAGGGGATTGATCCCCTTACATTGGATAAGGTACTTGAGGTATTAGCTAAGGGGGTTCGCGGTCTAACAGCCGAATTAGTCGCCCATGAGATTGGCATCAGCCGAACAACCGCAAGACGCTATTTGGAACATCTTGTAGCTGAGGAAAAATTAGCAGCAGACCTCGCGTACGGAACTGTAGGCCGTCCGGAGCGGGTTTATATGGTAACAACTTAA
- a CDS encoding DUF2935 domain-containing protein — translation MGYTDNYERDTYGIIAFWLRNDYDHGRFFDREISHYEIELARANQNNIQRLGAVWQKAQSKTGDLGQLLDEATHASREFHSLLAYTMDKSLHCEVIISTPVSLLDHMVRESEESQKVYKLIQSGAQVTPSDAVIHETVFWLRQMADHLGYIRHYSDVSNYEVNFQVTNMMQKFERLLMQATALKTMVRKPRNGMLPVLDQFRQTIIKEAKSLEAFKLEVDDLIKRCAIATTSPPDLLEHIAREAHHLWRNLEDGVIT, via the coding sequence ATGGGTTATACGGATAACTATGAAAGGGATACCTATGGGATCATCGCTTTTTGGCTTCGGAATGATTATGACCATGGGCGATTTTTCGATAGGGAAATAAGCCATTATGAAATAGAACTAGCCCGTGCAAATCAGAATAATATTCAGCGTTTAGGAGCGGTATGGCAAAAAGCCCAGTCGAAAACGGGGGATCTTGGACAATTGCTCGATGAAGCAACACATGCTTCCCGGGAATTTCACAGTTTACTTGCCTATACCATGGACAAATCTCTCCATTGTGAGGTTATTATTTCCACACCAGTATCACTTCTCGACCATATGGTGCGGGAATCTGAAGAGTCTCAAAAGGTCTATAAATTAATCCAAAGTGGCGCTCAAGTAACACCGTCAGATGCAGTCATCCATGAAACTGTATTTTGGTTAAGACAAATGGCCGATCATTTAGGTTATATACGTCATTATTCAGATGTATCAAATTATGAAGTGAACTTTCAAGTAACAAATATGATGCAAAAATTTGAGCGGCTATTAATGCAGGCAACCGCATTAAAAACAATGGTACGAAAACCGCGCAATGGAATGCTGCCAGTTTTGGATCAATTCCGGCAAACGATTATTAAAGAAGCCAAGAGTCTCGAAGCATTTAAATTAGAAGTAGATGATCTAATCAAAAGATGTGCGATCGCGACAACCTCTCCTCCAGATTTGTTAGAACATATTGCAAGGGAAGCCCATCACTTATGGAGAAATTTAGAGGATGGGGTTATCACTTAA
- a CDS encoding cold-shock protein, translated as MEQGKVKWFNAEKGFGFIEREAGDDVFVHFSAIQSEGFKSLDEGQAVTFEVEQGQRGPQATNVRKA; from the coding sequence ATGGAACAAGGTAAAGTAAAATGGTTTAATGCAGAAAAAGGATTCGGATTCATCGAACGCGAAGCAGGAGACGATGTATTCGTACACTTCTCAGCTATCCAAAGCGAAGGTTTCAAATCATTAGACGAAGGTCAAGCTGTTACATTTGAAGTAGAACAAGGTCAACGTGGACCCCAAGCTACTAACGTTCGCAAAGCATAA
- a CDS encoding pentapeptide repeat-containing protein, with amino-acid sequence MKIDSPKISAVLPTRNFQDIFYEEDPELEMCQVIDSVFENEVVGRVRLTNMVIKNCRFNHTDFINSDITDVWFENCDFSNVNLSKSSIHRVVFKNSKCLGVDFSETRFGNVQFEDSVLNLATFGNSKLEKVKFNGTALKSSDFFDCKLKNVEFQVCNLEGANFDQTSLKGIDISTSTFESLIVAIEDLKGCKVSSLQAIQFAALMGLVIKD; translated from the coding sequence ATGAAGATTGATTCACCTAAAATCTCCGCTGTATTGCCCACAAGGAATTTCCAAGATATTTTTTATGAAGAGGATCCCGAATTAGAAATGTGTCAGGTGATCGATTCCGTTTTTGAAAATGAAGTAGTTGGTAGAGTGCGATTAACAAATATGGTGATTAAGAATTGTCGGTTCAATCATACCGATTTTATAAACAGTGATATTACGGATGTATGGTTTGAAAACTGTGATTTTTCCAATGTTAATTTGAGCAAGTCTTCCATTCACCGTGTGGTATTTAAAAATAGTAAATGTTTAGGTGTCGATTTTTCCGAAACACGATTTGGAAATGTTCAATTTGAGGATTCCGTGTTAAATTTGGCGACGTTTGGAAATTCAAAGTTAGAAAAAGTAAAGTTCAACGGCACTGCGTTAAAAAGCAGCGATTTTTTTGACTGCAAACTTAAAAACGTTGAATTTCAGGTTTGTAATCTGGAGGGGGCAAACTTTGATCAAACCTCATTAAAAGGAATCGATATCAGTACGTCTACATTTGAATCCCTTATTGTGGCGATTGAAGATTTAAAAGGGTGCAAAGTATCATCTTTGCAAGCAATCCAATTTGCAGCATTAATGGGATTGGTCATCAAAGATTAA
- a CDS encoding M20/M25/M40 family metallo-hydrolase, with the protein MKKKITISFIALLFSLLTIVGGASAQTVTYRPSLVHKNGAMAYEHMKYLAYEIGPRVAGSDNERKAGEYIESQFARIGFETSVQDFSYTRRGITTKSSNVIAYKPGKSSKQIIVGAHYDSVAIGRGVDDNASGVGVLLEVAEVLKNIPTPYSIVFIAFGAEETGLRGSNYYAANMSQKEIENTIGMINMDSLAVGDNMYVYGSAGDAGFIRDQALEIVKKKKLNVGTNPGLNPDYPAGTTGDWSDHAPFESLGIPYGYLEATNWEIGALDGYDQTVKHGGVWHTGNDTLEFIASEYPGRIEEHLSTFSTLLTDLLKFMNKSSTSK; encoded by the coding sequence ATGAAGAAGAAAATAACCATATCCTTTATCGCTTTGTTGTTTAGCCTTTTGACAATTGTTGGGGGTGCTTCAGCCCAAACTGTCACCTACAGGCCATCACTTGTACATAAAAACGGCGCAATGGCATACGAACATATGAAGTACCTAGCATATGAAATAGGTCCACGGGTAGCAGGGTCAGATAATGAGCGAAAAGCCGGGGAATATATTGAAAGTCAATTTGCACGAATTGGATTTGAGACATCCGTACAGGACTTTTCCTATACAAGACGAGGAATCACAACCAAGTCTTCAAACGTTATTGCCTATAAACCCGGGAAATCCAGTAAACAGATCATCGTGGGTGCCCATTATGATTCTGTTGCAATTGGACGCGGTGTCGATGATAATGCATCTGGTGTAGGAGTACTATTGGAAGTTGCCGAGGTCTTAAAAAATATACCTACTCCATACTCCATTGTCTTTATTGCATTTGGTGCTGAAGAAACTGGACTCCGGGGATCAAATTATTATGCAGCCAATATGTCGCAAAAAGAAATTGAAAATACCATTGGAATGATTAATATGGATAGTCTTGCAGTCGGTGACAATATGTATGTTTATGGCAGCGCCGGAGATGCTGGCTTCATTCGCGACCAAGCATTAGAAATCGTGAAGAAGAAAAAGTTAAATGTCGGAACCAATCCAGGGTTGAATCCTGATTATCCGGCTGGAACCACAGGTGACTGGAGCGATCATGCACCATTTGAAAGTCTTGGAATCCCTTACGGTTATTTAGAGGCAACCAACTGGGAAATTGGCGCCCTTGATGGGTATGATCAAACGGTTAAACACGGCGGAGTTTGGCATACGGGAAATGATACACTTGAGTTTATCGCCTCGGAATATCCTGGTCGAATCGAAGAACATCTCTCAACTTTTAGTACATTGCTCACCGATTTATTGAAGTTTATGAATAAGAGTAGTACGTCTAAATAA
- a CDS encoding DHA2 family efflux MFS transporter permease subunit codes for MDRTENKHSMIVGLLLAGTFIAILNQTLMITAIPPIMEEMNITANSAQWLTTIFMLVNGIMIPISAFLLERFTTRQLFITAMGIFAVGTVVGGIAPNFAFLLLGRVIQSIGAGVMLPLMTTVFLLIFPVNKRGAAMGLVGLVISFAPAIGPALSGWMISHFSWRVLFFIILPIALIDIIVAYRFLKNVTEVANPKVDILSILLSSFGFGGLLYGFTSAGNFGWTHAVTLLSLAIGSISLLVFIFRQLRLKHPMLEFRVFSYTIFPFAIIIGMIGFMGLIGAETIIPLFMQRMRGFSAFEAGLALLPGALISGIMAPIVGRIFDKVGARWLVMIGLTIMTAASFAYTTLSPSTSMTYITVLYGIRMFGLSMVMMPVATAALNQLPKRLIPHGAAMDNTMKMIAASVGTAILVTVMTTTAEAAKQHPDISYPDIHGANIAFMVVSILSLVGLILSFFIKNNRQVEEEAEGKRQPNVGVNLQE; via the coding sequence ATGGATAGAACAGAAAATAAGCATTCAATGATTGTGGGACTTTTGCTGGCAGGAACATTTATTGCCATTTTAAATCAAACACTGATGATTACGGCAATACCGCCGATCATGGAAGAAATGAATATTACCGCAAATAGTGCACAATGGCTAACGACCATCTTTATGCTGGTGAATGGAATTATGATCCCCATCAGCGCCTTTTTATTAGAACGATTCACCACAAGGCAATTATTTATTACAGCAATGGGTATTTTTGCGGTCGGAACCGTTGTAGGCGGGATTGCACCTAATTTTGCATTTCTCCTTTTAGGAAGAGTCATTCAGTCGATCGGGGCAGGGGTAATGCTGCCACTCATGACCACTGTATTTTTGCTGATTTTCCCGGTTAATAAACGGGGGGCCGCAATGGGTCTCGTCGGGCTGGTCATTTCCTTTGCCCCTGCCATCGGGCCAGCTTTATCCGGATGGATGATCTCCCATTTTTCATGGCGAGTGTTATTTTTTATCATTTTGCCAATTGCTCTCATCGACATCATTGTCGCCTATCGTTTCTTGAAAAATGTCACCGAGGTTGCCAATCCCAAAGTGGATATCCTATCCATCCTGTTATCTTCATTCGGTTTTGGCGGGCTTCTTTACGGATTTACCTCTGCAGGAAATTTTGGTTGGACGCATGCCGTCACCCTTCTATCTCTTGCGATAGGCAGCATATCGTTACTGGTATTTATTTTCCGTCAGTTACGATTGAAACATCCGATGTTGGAATTCCGAGTGTTTTCGTACACCATTTTCCCGTTCGCGATTATCATTGGAATGATCGGTTTTATGGGCCTAATTGGAGCGGAAACAATAATCCCGCTGTTTATGCAGCGGATGAGGGGATTTTCCGCATTTGAGGCGGGTCTTGCTTTATTGCCTGGTGCACTGATAAGCGGGATCATGGCACCGATTGTAGGGAGAATCTTTGATAAGGTCGGAGCAAGATGGCTTGTGATGATCGGCTTAACGATCATGACAGCGGCCTCGTTTGCCTATACCACTTTAAGTCCTTCAACCTCGATGACCTATATCACCGTCCTTTACGGAATACGAATGTTTGGTCTTTCGATGGTCATGATGCCGGTGGCAACAGCTGCCTTGAACCAGTTGCCAAAACGATTAATTCCGCACGGGGCTGCTATGGATAATACGATGAAGATGATTGCCGCTTCGGTAGGAACCGCTATTCTTGTTACCGTCATGACGACAACAGCGGAAGCAGCAAAACAGCACCCTGACATATCTTATCCGGATATCCACGGAGCAAATATCGCCTTTATGGTCGTATCCATTCTTTCCTTAGTAGGATTGATCCTATCCTTTTTCATTAAAAATAACCGCCAGGTCGAAGAAGAGGCGGAGGGAAAAAGACAACCAAATGTTGGTGTAAACCTTCAAGAGTAA
- a CDS encoding Arc family DNA-binding protein — protein sequence MTKRKSFPLRIDPKLYEVLEKWAEDEIRSVNAQIEVILKEAAKKAGRLKKE from the coding sequence ATGACGAAAAGAAAATCATTTCCACTTCGTATTGATCCCAAATTATATGAAGTGCTAGAAAAATGGGCGGAAGATGAAATTAGAAGTGTGAACGCCCAAATCGAAGTCATCTTAAAAGAGGCTGCAAAAAAAGCCGGACGATTAAAAAAAGAATAG
- a CDS encoding SPFH domain-containing protein — MSEKSIFKMNGFAALIIALLCIGFGIFLLVTGTITEKVTGGVVTLLGLIIATSLTIVQPNEAKVLTFFGTYLGVIRDQGLWATIPFTFKRSVSLRVTNFNSEKLKVNDLEGNPIEIAAVVVYKVRDAAKAMYDVENYEKFIQIQSETGIRHIASRYAYDSFDHAENTFTLRQNSDEVADVLMYDLQKRLDVAGVDVIEARIMHLAYSSEIASAMLQRQQAQAVLSARKVIVDGAVGLVKAAIDQLAEQEIVELDEEKKAQMVNNLMVAIVSEKGTQPIINTGSIY, encoded by the coding sequence ATGAGTGAGAAGTCGATTTTTAAAATGAACGGTTTTGCAGCATTGATCATTGCGCTTTTGTGTATTGGTTTTGGCATTTTTCTACTCGTTACTGGAACTATTACTGAAAAAGTTACCGGAGGCGTAGTCACACTCTTAGGATTGATTATTGCCACAAGTTTAACCATTGTTCAGCCGAACGAAGCAAAAGTATTAACGTTCTTTGGTACCTATCTCGGTGTCATTCGCGATCAAGGATTATGGGCTACCATTCCCTTTACGTTCAAGCGTAGCGTTTCCTTACGCGTGACAAACTTTAACAGCGAGAAGCTAAAAGTGAATGATTTGGAAGGGAATCCGATTGAAATTGCCGCCGTTGTTGTGTATAAAGTTAGGGATGCTGCAAAGGCAATGTATGACGTTGAAAACTATGAAAAATTCATTCAAATTCAAAGCGAAACCGGTATTCGTCATATTGCCAGCAGATATGCTTATGATTCATTCGATCATGCGGAAAACACCTTTACTCTTCGTCAGAACAGCGATGAAGTAGCAGACGTACTTATGTATGATTTACAAAAAAGACTAGATGTTGCCGGGGTAGATGTTATCGAAGCACGGATTATGCATCTCGCCTATTCATCCGAAATCGCTTCTGCCATGCTGCAAAGACAACAAGCCCAGGCTGTTTTATCTGCCCGTAAGGTGATTGTCGACGGTGCTGTTGGACTTGTAAAAGCTGCAATCGATCAGCTTGCCGAGCAAGAAATTGTCGAGCTTGATGAAGAGAAAAAGGCGCAAATGGTGAATAATCTTATGGTTGCGATTGTTTCCGAAAAAGGAACGCAGCCTATTATTAATACAGGAAGCATTTATTAA
- a CDS encoding aldo/keto reductase: MGNLIPEIILNDGMSIPVIGLGSYKLKGNNGVNSILSAIDIGYRLIDSAYNYENEGTVGEAVRRSSVLREELRITSKLPGRYHEYDKAVTTIQESLYRANLDYYDLYLIHWPNPKQEQYVEAWQALIDAKKQGLIRSIGVCNFLPEHLERLEKETGVKPSINQIELHPFFNQAEQRKWHEENSIATESWSPFTRGLKDINIDPFQTIAIQHNKTISQVILRWHYQLGAISIPKSASPARQLENISIFDFSLDDAEMRKISDLTRPDGRINNQDPATYEEF, encoded by the coding sequence ATGGGTAATTTAATTCCTGAAATAATCCTAAATGATGGGATGAGTATACCGGTAATCGGTTTGGGCAGCTATAAACTGAAGGGGAATAATGGAGTCAATTCCATCCTAAGTGCCATTGATATCGGCTATCGACTCATCGATTCTGCTTATAATTATGAAAATGAAGGAACGGTAGGGGAAGCCGTTAGACGGAGTTCTGTTCTAAGAGAAGAATTAAGAATTACATCTAAATTACCTGGTCGCTATCATGAGTATGACAAAGCGGTTACGACCATCCAAGAATCGTTATATCGCGCCAATCTTGATTACTATGATTTATACTTGATTCATTGGCCGAACCCAAAACAGGAGCAATATGTGGAAGCATGGCAAGCATTAATTGATGCTAAAAAACAAGGGCTTATTCGTTCGATTGGTGTTTGTAATTTCCTGCCTGAACATTTGGAGCGGTTAGAAAAGGAAACAGGTGTTAAACCAAGTATCAATCAAATCGAATTACATCCATTTTTCAACCAAGCGGAACAACGAAAATGGCATGAAGAGAATTCAATAGCAACAGAATCGTGGAGCCCATTTACCCGAGGATTGAAGGACATAAATATTGACCCGTTTCAAACAATTGCCATACAGCACAACAAGACCATTTCACAAGTCATTTTACGTTGGCATTATCAACTGGGGGCTATTTCGATTCCGAAATCTGCTTCACCTGCACGACAACTTGAGAATATTTCTATTTTCGACTTCTCCTTAGATGATGCAGAAATGAGGAAAATTTCAGACTTAACCCGTCCAGATGGCAGAATTAACAATCAAGATCCTGCTACATATGAAGAATTTTAA
- a CDS encoding MalY/PatB family protein has product MKYNFDEIINRRGTHSLKWDGGKFLKEMGFTERYDEDTLPLFTADMDLPVPQPLIDALHKTVDHKIFGYSIFPDADFEAIQHWFTKRHDWAIKKEEIVFSPGTVHALNMAVRAFTEPGDGIMIQRPVYPPFTSVIEGNGRQVVNNALKCDEEGYYSIDFEDFELKAKDEKTKMFILCNPHNPTGRVLQREELRRLSEICEKNNVLLIADEIHGDLVRRNQTFIPIAKAADNNDHIVTCTAINKTFNVAGLHCTNLIIHNSELRKRFIEVMGFHLASPFTISALIAVYNEGEDWLEQLKEYIDGTMEWIVNFLAERMPKVKVKIPEGTYVMWMDFSAYGLSPEEVHDRIYNKANVLLEDGKMFGEEGLNYQRICIPSPRPIIKEAFERMAREFN; this is encoded by the coding sequence GTGAAATATAATTTTGATGAGATTATCAACCGCAGGGGAACGCATTCATTAAAATGGGACGGTGGAAAATTCCTAAAAGAAATGGGTTTTACGGAAAGATATGATGAGGATACATTACCATTATTTACAGCTGATATGGATTTGCCCGTACCACAGCCATTAATAGATGCTTTGCATAAAACAGTGGATCATAAAATTTTTGGTTATTCCATATTTCCGGATGCCGATTTTGAAGCCATTCAACATTGGTTTACTAAGAGACATGATTGGGCGATCAAAAAGGAAGAAATCGTCTTCAGCCCAGGTACTGTCCATGCTTTAAATATGGCAGTACGAGCATTTACAGAGCCTGGTGATGGAATCATGATTCAGCGTCCAGTTTATCCACCCTTTACATCAGTCATAGAGGGTAACGGAAGACAAGTCGTTAATAATGCTCTGAAATGTGATGAAGAGGGGTATTATTCAATCGATTTCGAGGATTTTGAATTGAAAGCAAAAGATGAAAAGACTAAAATGTTCATCTTATGTAATCCTCATAACCCAACTGGAAGAGTTCTTCAGAGGGAAGAGCTTCGGAGGTTATCCGAAATTTGTGAAAAAAATAATGTACTCCTCATTGCTGATGAAATTCACGGAGATTTAGTTAGACGTAATCAAACCTTTATTCCAATTGCAAAAGCTGCGGACAATAATGATCATATTGTCACATGTACTGCAATCAACAAAACCTTTAATGTTGCAGGGCTTCATTGTACCAATTTGATCATCCATAATTCAGAGCTGAGGAAAAGATTCATTGAAGTGATGGGCTTTCATTTAGCTTCACCGTTTACCATCTCTGCGCTAATAGCTGTATACAATGAGGGAGAGGATTGGTTAGAGCAATTGAAAGAATACATTGACGGCACAATGGAATGGATCGTAAACTTCCTAGCTGAAAGAATGCCTAAAGTGAAGGTGAAGATTCCAGAAGGAACGTATGTCATGTGGATGGACTTTAGTGCATATGGCCTTTCACCTGAAGAAGTACATGATCGTATTTACAACAAGGCAAACGTTTTATTAGAGGATGGAAAAATGTTTGGCGAGGAAGGATTAAACTATCAGAGAATTTGTATCCCTTCTCCAAGACCGATTATTAAAGAAGCATTTGAAAGAATGGCAAGAGAATTTAACTAA